A window from Solanum stenotomum isolate F172 chromosome 7, ASM1918654v1, whole genome shotgun sequence encodes these proteins:
- the LOC125871119 gene encoding probable F-box protein At2g36090: MATSVTSAESKGSLSSDLFYDILRRLDGATLASAACACEAFCSISKEEKLWENVCSSMWPSTNRDDVKSLISSIGGFKKFYADCFPLIVNKEVPECRWNEYLEYPEELTEAEYYGDMDEIEIVAPSDFVSIVDVRYKDKTICSKVLWGIPNANGFPHWFYSCPFRIDLFTYSTRDDEHAGEVTLSVSDGLPPITSMEKERKDGKLWQELRDGIRLSWIVVNTKIKQAANLSSWSPLGGQRHWPTDKDFLLRFGSVLPAKDILPCQAVECIVLMKFRVIYTEEGGVPTTLKLTELSMQVGDMEGAHLNGRNSLLVLKEALSCKRSKNYDEALESCQLYSKVQSELREEKMRNESRLDRLYILGGIMACITVCFYLW; this comes from the coding sequence ATGGCCACATCAGTTACATCAGCTGAAAGCAAGGGATCCTTAAGTAGTGATCTGTTCTACGACATACTTAGGCGTCTTGATGGTGCAACTTTGGCTAGTGCCGCCTGTGCCTGTGAAGCATTCTGCTCGATTTCCAAGGAAGAGAAGCTTTGGGAAAATGTATGTTCTTCCATGTGGCCTTCAACCAACAGGGATGACGTCAAAAGTTTAATATCTTCTATTGGTGGATTTAAAAAATTCTATGCTGATTGCTTCCCCCTTATCGTGAACAAGGAAGTGCCTGAATGTCGATGGAATGAATATCTCGAGTATCCTGAAGAATTGACTGAAGCTGAATATTATGGTGACATGGATGAAATTGAAATTGTTGCTCCATCAGATTTTGTCTCTATAGTCGATGTAAGATACAAAGATAAAACAATATGCTCGAAAGTCCTTTGGGGCATTCCTAATGCAAATGGGTTCCCACATTGGTTTTACAGCTGTCCATTTCGAATCGATCTTTTCACGTACTCTACTAGAGATGATGAACATGCAGGTGAAGTTACTCTATCAGTTTCTGATGGATTGCCTCCAATTACATCTATGGAGAAAGAGAGGAAAGATGGTAAGCTCTGGCAAGAGCTCAGGGATGGAATACGCCTTAGTTGGATTGTTGTGAATACCAAAATAAAACAAGCTGCTAATCTCTCAAGCTGGAGTCCCCTTGGAGGCCAAAGACACTGGCCAACAGATAAGGACTTCCTGCTTCGCTTCGGTTCAGTTCTCCCTGCCAAGGACATTCTTCCTTGTCAAGCTGTGGAGTGTATCGTCCTTATGAAATTCAGAGTGATCTATACAGAAGAGGGAGGTGTGCCGACAACTCTCAAACTGACAGAACTAAGCATGCAAGTGGGCGACATGGAAGGTGCACATCTAAATGGTAGAAACagtttgcttgtcctcaaggaAGCGTTGAGCTGTAAACGGAGCAAGAATTATGACGAGGCGCTTGAATCATGTCAACTGTACTCGAAGGTGCAAAGTGAGCTACGGgaagaaaaaatgagaaatgagaGCAGGTTAGATAGACTTTATATATTAGGAGGCATTATGGCATGCATCACGGTTTGTTTCTATTTGTGGTGA